One Acetobacter oryzoeni genomic window, GCAACATCAAACCCTTGAGATGATACACCAAAACTAGAAGTGAAGCGCCCCGCCATAAGCGGCCAGAACGGCTTCGTGCATGGATTCAGAAATGGTGGGATGAGGAAAAATGGTTTCCATCAGCTCGGCTTCAGTCAGCTCTGCCGTGCGAGCAATAACAAAGCCCTGAATCATTTCCGTAACTTCCGCGCCAATCATATGCGCGCCCAGCAGTTCGCCTGTCTGGGCATCAAATACGGTTTTCACCATGCCCTCAGGCTCACCCATGGCAAGCGCTTTGCCGTTAGCCATAAGCGGGAATTTGCCAACGCGCACTTTGTAACCGGCTTCCTTGGCGCGCGCTTCTGTATACCCAACAGAAGCCACCTGAGGCCGGCAATATGTGCAGCCCGGAATTTTTGTAACATCAATGGGATGCACGGTTTTGCCAGCAATGGCTTCAACACACATCACAGCTTCATGGCTGGCTTTATGGGCAAGCCACGGGGCCCCTGCCAAGTCACCAATAGCGTAAACGCCGGGTTCACCTGTGCGGCACAGATCATCGGTAACCACATGTGTGCGGTCTACTTTAATCTTGGTGCCTTCCAGCCCGATATTTTCAACATTACCCACAATGCCCACAGCAGAAATAACGCGGTCCACGGTAATGGTTTCCGTTTTACCGCCTACTTCCACCGGCACAGTCACATCGTTCTTGCCCTTTTTCAGCGCCCCAACCTTGGCGCTGGTAAGAACGCGCATGCCCTGTTTTTCAAATTCCTTGCGGGCCAAGGCGCTGATTTCTTCGTCTTCCACGGGCAGAATACGCGGCGCAACTTCTACCAGCGTAACTTCAGACCCCATGTTGCGATAGAAAGAGGCGAATTCCGTGCCGATAGCGCCAGACCCAATAACGAGCAGCCGTTTGGGGAGTTCATCTGGCACCAAGGCTTCCCGGTAAGACCAGACAAGTTTTCCGTCTGCTTCCAGCCCCGGCAATGCACGCGCACGTGCGCCTGTGGCCAGAATAACGTGCTTGGCGGTAAGGCTTTGTGGTGCGCCAC contains:
- the lpdA gene encoding dihydrolipoyl dehydrogenase, with product MSQTDFDIIVIGGGPGGYVAALRAAQLKLSVAVVEANHLGGICLNWGCIPTKALLRASEINHLLHDLGTYGFKADGVSFDFKAIVARSRAVSKQLASGVQHLLKKAKVPVFKGFGKLDGVAAGGKRKVLVQPESGAPQSLTAKHVILATGARARALPGLEADGKLVWSYREALVPDELPKRLLVIGSGAIGTEFASFYRNMGSEVTLVEVAPRILPVEDEEISALARKEFEKQGMRVLTSAKVGALKKGKNDVTVPVEVGGKTETITVDRVISAVGIVGNVENIGLEGTKIKVDRTHVVTDDLCRTGEPGVYAIGDLAGAPWLAHKASHEAVMCVEAIAGKTVHPIDVTKIPGCTYCRPQVASVGYTEARAKEAGYKVRVGKFPLMANGKALAMGEPEGMVKTVFDAQTGELLGAHMIGAEVTEMIQGFVIARTAELTEAELMETIFPHPTISESMHEAVLAAYGGALHF